GGCCCCGAAGAAGGGGACCATCCATTCGTCAATGTCGTTCTGGCCGTAGTAGCTGAGCCAATTGGCGAGGCCGGCGCCGGCCACCGCCGCCCGGAAACGATTTGTCTGCGTGACCGCCCACATGGTCATGTAGCCGCCGTAGCTCCAGCCGGTGATACCCACGCGTTTGGGATCGATGGGAAACGATCTCAGCGCGGTGTCCACGCCGGCCATGATGTCGCGGAAATCGCCGTAGCCGAAATCCTTGACGTTGGCGCGCGTGAACTCCTCCCCCTGGCCGTAACTGCCGCGCGGATTGGGCTCGAGGACGAAGTAGTCCTCGGTCGAGAGCAGCGCCGTCCCCAGGAACGGCCGCGGCCAGGTGTTGTGGGCCGCCGACGAAGGCCCGCCGTGCACGACGACCACCATGGGATACGTGCGCTTGGGATCGTAGTGGCGCGGGAAGAGGAGCCACCCCTGCACCGTGAACTGGTCGCTTTTCCACTCCAGGCTCTCTGCCTTGCCCCAGGAAGGACGCGCCTCCGCGTTGCTGTGTGTGATCTGGGTCCAGGAGCCGATGGGGCCAGCAAAGAGCTCGGGCGGACGCTCCAGGGAGTCGCGCACCAGGGCGGAGGTTCGGCCGTCGCCCGCCAGCGACACGCTGAAGCGGTAGCTGGCGGCGTGGATGGACTCGGCGGCGCGCCACAACTCTTCGATTTTCCCGCTGGCGGGGTCGAGGGTGGCGATCTGGGCCATGCCCCCGACGGTTGCGGCCAGCACGAGCTGCCTGCGGCCGGGATCCCAGGTGAGCGAGTTGGCGCTGGCGCGCATGCCCGGCGTGAGGTTGCGCGGCTCGCCGCCAGTGGCTGGAAGCAGGTAGACGTCGCCGCCGACCACGCCCTGGTCGCTCATCAATCCGCCGATGAACGCGATGTTCTTGCCGTTGGGCGACCAGAGTGCATCCGCCATTTGCATGTCCGGCTTCAGGAGGGAGGTGATCTGCCCGGTCGCGACGGGCATGGTGTAAAGCTGGGCGATCCACCAGTTGTTGTCGCCGGAGCCGTGCGCTGCGATCAGGGCCATGGTCTTGCCGTCGGGTGACCAGTCGTATTCGTACACATAAAGGTCGGCGGGCGAGACCTGCCGCGTGGTGTGGGCGTCCAGGTCGAAGATGGCGATGCGCTGCTCGAAGGGGTGTTCCTCGATCTCGCCGGTCTGGGGCGTCATCGGAGCCAGCGGGCCGGCCTCCCGGGGAGCGTTCTCGATGAAGAGAAAGGCGAGCCGGGTACCATTGGGGGACCAGCGAGGCTCGTCAAAGGCGCCGGTCATGTCGGTGAGGCGGCGCGGCGTCGCGGCAGGACGAGTGACGTCGGCGACGTAGAGCTGCGGCTGGCCGGAAGCATTGGAGACAAAGGCAAGCTGGCGGCTGTCCGGCGACCAGGCGATCTTCTGTTCGGCGGCGTCGCCATCGGAGGCCGCGGTGATGCGCTGTGGCTTGGTCCTCCCGGCGGCATCCGCGACGAAGATGGCGCTGTGGCCGGTGGGATCGCCGTTGGAGCCGTTGAGGGCCTCGACCCACGCCACGCGAGTTCCGTCCGGCGAGATGGCCGCCTGGCGGAAGGTGCGCGTGGCGAAGAGCGCGTTCAGATCAGTGTCGAGCGATGAGGCATTCGCAGGCGACTGTGCGAATGTCGCAGGCGACAGGACAACCAGGAAAACCAGGCAGACCAGAACCGGCCGGATCTTCATCGAACCCCCAGGCGGCCTATTCTAAACGGACGCTCCCGGAAACACGGTGAATCACCGATTCGGATCGAAGTGCAAGCGGATGGAGACGGGCGCCTCTACGGGAGTACCGTTGAGTCTGCAGGGCTCGTAGCGCCAGCGGTGGACCGCGTCAAGAGCAGCTCGCGTCAGCATCGCGTTCCCCTTCACGACCTCCACCTTGCCGATCGTGCCGTTCTCCCGAACCACGGCGTTCAAGAGCACGTCACCCCTGATCTGGAGACGGCGGGCGGCCTCGGGATAGACCGGCGCCACCCGCAGGACCAGCCGCGCGGGCACCACCCCTTGCGATTGGCGTGCTGGGCCCGGCGCATTAGGGACTTCGGCCCGGGGCTCGGTGAAGCTGGGCAAAGCCGCCGTGTCGGAAGCCATCTCGGGGGGCGTAACGGAGTCAGGGGCAGGCTTCTGGTTCGGACGGCGGATCGCAAACTCGGGCACATCGGCAACGACGGTAGAAGCTCGAGACTTCCCCGGCCCGCTCATCGGGTCGGTGCTGTTCGCGGCGGTCGCGGCCGGGACGGAATCCTTCACTTCGACCGGCTGGGGCGCTGCCTCGGCGGGAAGCGGCACAGGGGACATTGCCGGCACGGCCGGGCTCGAAGCCGGGGCCGCCGGCGCCGGGCGGAGCGTCTGCCTGCGATAGACGTAAACCCAACCGCCGGCCGCGACGACCGACGATGCGACCACGACCAGCGCAAGCCGCGCAGCGGATGACAGGCGTTGGCGCGACGGCCTCATCGATCCGGCGGGAGGGACCGGCCCGGTCACCGCCGCGGGGATACTGAGAGGGGCTTCAGCCGCAGGCATCGTCAAGTCCACTTTCTTCGGCGCCTCGCTGGCAGGTGATTCGATCTTCACCGCCGTGGCCGCGGCCTGGGCGGGCTGGAGAGTCTCCGCCGGCGTGGTCGGAGGGGAGATCCTGGCGGGAGTGGCCGTTGCCACGAGCGCAGGCGCCGCAATCGGCTCCTCAAGTCGCACCGGGGGGACCGTCGCCGCGGGGAATGCCACCGCGAAGCGGCGCAGCACCGTAGCGATCAACTCGCTGGCCTGGCGCAGACGATGCAGGTCGGCGTCGGCGAAAGCCCGCGGACGATCGGAAAAAACCTCCAGCACGCCGCAGACCTCCTCGCCGTCGTGGATGGGGACCAACACGGCCGAACGCAGGTCGAGTGCGCGGCAGACGGCGGCGTCGACGCGCGGATCGAACTCGGTGTCATGGCACGAGACGGGCAGCCCGCTGCGGACGCACTGGCCTGAGAGTCCGCTGTCGGCTTGCAGACGAACCCCGAGGCTCGGGGCGGCGCCCGAAGACGCCCGACAGGTCATCTCGTCCCGTCTTCCCAGCGCGATCGCGGTGCCGTTGGCGCGGCAGATCCGCGACGTGCGCTCGGCAATCAGTTGCAGGGCACCGTCAAGATCGGGACCGAGCGCGGCAATCTCGCTCTCAAGCTGGGCCACATCGAAGCTGAGTCTCGGCGCAGCGGTCGCCGGGGGCGTACGCTCCACTGCCGACGCGCCCGCGGAGCTTCGCGTCCATCGTCCCAGCGCCTCGGCGGAGCCTTCCTGGAATGAAACGATGCGTATCCCGGCACGTCCCGAGGCTTCCGCCCAGCGGACGTCACCGCGCGCGCGGATGCGCGTGCCGCCATCCGGGAGGGAGAACTCCACGTCGGTCGAGGCCCCGTGCGGAAGCCGAGCAACGGCCTGCACCGAAAGACCGCCCTCGCACAGGTCGAGGACGAGCCCGCCGTTGTCGCCAGTGAGCGAGACCGGCACGATCTGCTCGTTCACGACAGCGCGGCGCGTGCTGCGCCGCCGTTCCGGCCGCGGTTGCGGCCCGGGGATCGGGATGCTGGGCGAAGCGGACATCATAGGCTCCAGACGAGATTACGGGAACTGCTTCACTTCTCCGTTGCTGGGCCTGGTTACGCCCGCAACGCCGGCGGCAGCGGCAACGACGTGCACAGGAGCGTTCTCGCCGTCATCGGCGAGAAGGCGTGCGGCGGCGCGCAGCGTCTCGATGTCGCTCTCCATTTGCTGGATCTCCCGCTTCTTCTGCAGGATGTCGCGCTCTTTCTGCTTGATGACCTCAACGATGTTCTTCATGACAGTCCTCGACAAAAGCTGGTAGGGACCAGGCTGGCGGTCCTGTAGTGCTGTTGCTGGAAATGGCGAAGCGCGGAGTACTGCGCTGATTGGAGTCATTTAACCACGCATCGTTGTGGAAATCGTGCTGAATTTTCGTCCCGGTGCCAGGACTGTGCGAAGAACTTCAGGCAGGGACCATGTCGGGAGTCACCGTGGCGTATGGCGGAGGGTGAGGGATTCGAACCCCCGGTGCCCTTTCGGGCACAGCGGTTTTCAAGACCGCCCGTTTCGACCGCTCACGCAACCCTCCGCGCTTGCGATAGCAAGAGTTTACCAGCACTTTCGCAGGGGCCCTCGTGCCGACTGGGGGACTCCTGTGTTCGCGAGTCACTGATTCAAGTGATATCAGTCACGGCGCGGGGGTGGCAGCCAACGGATACTGCGCATGTGGGGAGGTGAGCGATGCTTACCCTGCTCCTCTTGCTGCTTGCCGTTGTTGCCATCGTCAGCATCCTCATGCCGCTGCTGTTCGCCACGCAGGTGTACCGGATCCGCCGAGGCCCTCGGCATGTGAGCTGTCCGGAGACTCATGAAACCGTAGCCGTCGAGATGGACGCGATGCACTGCGCCACGACGGCGCTGAGCGGCACCGAATACGTGCGCCTGGCCTCCTGCTCGCGCTGGCCGGAAAAGAGAGCGTGCGATCAGGATTGCGTCTACGAACTATTCCAGGAGGGGCCCGCCGAGGAAAGGCGCGTGTCTCCGCGCATCCGTCATGCCGCGGTGCTGGCCGGCGCGGGGCTGGCCTGGCTGCTGGGCGCGCTCTGGTACGCGGAGCCGGTGTTCGGCCGTACGTGGATGCGGTTGA
The window above is part of the Terriglobia bacterium genome. Proteins encoded here:
- a CDS encoding S9 family peptidase, which produces MKIRPVLVCLVFLVVLSPATFAQSPANASSLDTDLNALFATRTFRQAAISPDGTRVAWVEALNGSNGDPTGHSAIFVADAAGRTKPQRITAASDGDAAEQKIAWSPDSRQLAFVSNASGQPQLYVADVTRPAATPRRLTDMTGAFDEPRWSPNGTRLAFLFIENAPREAGPLAPMTPQTGEIEEHPFEQRIAIFDLDAHTTRQVSPADLYVYEYDWSPDGKTMALIAAHGSGDNNWWIAQLYTMPVATGQITSLLKPDMQMADALWSPNGKNIAFIGGLMSDQGVVGGDVYLLPATGGEPRNLTPGMRASANSLTWDPGRRQLVLAATVGGMAQIATLDPASGKIEELWRAAESIHAASYRFSVSLAGDGRTSALVRDSLERPPELFAGPIGSWTQITHSNAEARPSWGKAESLEWKSDQFTVQGWLLFPRHYDPKRTYPMVVVVHGGPSSAAHNTWPRPFLGTALLSTEDYFVLEPNPRGSYGQGEEFTRANVKDFGYGDFRDIMAGVDTALRSFPIDPKRVGITGWSYGGYMTMWAVTQTNRFRAAVAGAGLANWLSYYGQNDIDEWMVPFFGATVYDDPQVYARSAPMTFIKQARTPTLVLVGERDGECPAPQSYEFWHALRTLGVSTRLVVYPNEGHNVAQPEHRRDIMHRLLDWFDKYMPPFPNVRDQADRR
- a CDS encoding TonB family protein; the protein is MMSASPSIPIPGPQPRPERRRSTRRAVVNEQIVPVSLTGDNGGLVLDLCEGGLSVQAVARLPHGASTDVEFSLPDGGTRIRARGDVRWAEASGRAGIRIVSFQEGSAEALGRWTRSSAGASAVERTPPATAAPRLSFDVAQLESEIAALGPDLDGALQLIAERTSRICRANGTAIALGRRDEMTCRASSGAAPSLGVRLQADSGLSGQCVRSGLPVSCHDTEFDPRVDAAVCRALDLRSAVLVPIHDGEEVCGVLEVFSDRPRAFADADLHRLRQASELIATVLRRFAVAFPAATVPPVRLEEPIAAPALVATATPARISPPTTPAETLQPAQAAATAVKIESPASEAPKKVDLTMPAAEAPLSIPAAVTGPVPPAGSMRPSRQRLSSAARLALVVVASSVVAAGGWVYVYRRQTLRPAPAAPASSPAVPAMSPVPLPAEAAPQPVEVKDSVPAATAANSTDPMSGPGKSRASTVVADVPEFAIRRPNQKPAPDSVTPPEMASDTAALPSFTEPRAEVPNAPGPARQSQGVVPARLVLRVAPVYPEAARRLQIRGDVLLNAVVRENGTIGKVEVVKGNAMLTRAALDAVHRWRYEPCRLNGTPVEAPVSIRLHFDPNR
- a CDS encoding DUF1761 domain-containing protein; amino-acid sequence: MLTLLLLLLAVVAIVSILMPLLFATQVYRIRRGPRHVSCPETHETVAVEMDAMHCATTALSGTEYVRLASCSRWPEKRACDQDCVYELFQEGPAEERRVSPRIRHAAVLAGAGLAWLLGALWYAEPVFGRTWMRLTGLTEEAARARAELVLPYLVPLAGFLVLGYVLAWGMARSGREGMVREAWLAVLLCAVFFALDLLVRAVIPGPWLAFTWVDVTYALAGSLVTGAVVGGWPAWARAIS